In Cloacibacterium caeni, a single window of DNA contains:
- a CDS encoding trigger factor, protein MNVTRTNHDEVSALLTVTLNKSDYKDKVEKQLINYAKNATVPGFRKGKVPLSMVRKQFEAGIAFEEINKQISEALNNYVNENNLRLVGQPVPVPMNELDYNAEEVSVGFEVGFEPDFNIDLSSYEAPHYKVEATDKEINQSIENMQKRFADKDAQDKATKDSYVALSIAQVVEADAEGEHNHPPKNVVVSAEQKEAFGLVKSHKVGDVVKLTKTQLTENETLAKDLNYNEHELGHIHHEDLEATVTEIYKLNLAPLDQELFDKVYGEGNINSEEELKARVKTELDEYFQQNADIHFVNKVLENVSEKTEVQLPEAFLVKWLLFSNPNITSEEQAKEILEAEKSIIKNQIIEGKLFQDYDVKVDYADVLAQAEVLVNNQLAMYGIHNLPQEEVQKYAVEMLKQEEQVRQISQEVAMGKLKDVILEKASKKETKITHEEFLAELQK, encoded by the coding sequence ATGAATGTTACAAGAACCAATCATGACGAAGTAAGTGCTTTGCTTACAGTAACTTTAAATAAATCTGATTACAAAGATAAAGTTGAAAAACAACTGATCAATTATGCTAAAAATGCTACTGTTCCTGGTTTTAGAAAAGGAAAAGTTCCATTGAGCATGGTGAGAAAACAATTTGAAGCGGGTATTGCTTTTGAAGAAATTAACAAACAAATTTCTGAAGCATTGAACAACTATGTAAACGAAAACAATTTAAGATTAGTTGGTCAGCCAGTTCCAGTTCCTATGAACGAACTAGATTACAATGCAGAAGAAGTTTCTGTAGGTTTCGAAGTTGGTTTTGAACCAGATTTTAATATTGATTTATCTTCTTACGAAGCTCCTCACTACAAAGTAGAAGCTACTGATAAAGAAATCAACCAAAGCATCGAAAACATGCAAAAAAGATTTGCTGATAAAGATGCTCAAGATAAAGCGACTAAAGATTCTTATGTAGCACTTTCTATTGCACAAGTAGTAGAAGCTGATGCAGAAGGAGAGCACAATCATCCACCGAAAAATGTAGTAGTTTCTGCTGAGCAAAAAGAAGCTTTCGGTTTGGTAAAATCTCACAAAGTAGGTGATGTAGTGAAGTTGACTAAAACTCAGTTAACGGAAAACGAAACTTTGGCTAAAGATTTAAATTACAACGAGCATGAACTAGGTCACATTCATCATGAAGATTTAGAAGCTACCGTTACAGAAATCTATAAATTAAACTTAGCACCACTAGATCAAGAATTATTTGATAAAGTATATGGTGAAGGAAACATTAATTCTGAAGAAGAATTAAAAGCAAGAGTAAAAACTGAATTAGACGAATATTTCCAACAAAATGCAGATATTCACTTTGTGAATAAAGTATTAGAAAACGTTTCTGAAAAAACTGAAGTTCAGTTACCAGAAGCATTCTTAGTAAAATGGTTACTATTCTCTAATCCAAACATCACTTCTGAAGAACAAGCAAAAGAAATTCTTGAAGCAGAAAAATCTATCATCAAAAATCAAATCATCGAAGGAAAATTATTCCAAGATTATGATGTAAAAGTAGATTATGCAGATGTTTTAGCTCAAGCTGAAGTTTTAGTAAACAACCAATTAGCAATGTACGGAATCCACAATCTTCCACAAGAAGAAGTACAGAAATATGCAGTAGAAATGCTAAAACAAGAAGAGCAAGTAAGACAAATTTCTCAAGAAGTTGCAATGGGTAAACTAAAAGATGTTATCCTAGAAAAAGCAAGCAAAAAAGAAACTAAAATTACACACGAAGAATTTTTAGCAGAATTACAAAAATAA
- the gap gene encoding type I glyceraldehyde-3-phosphate dehydrogenase, producing the protein MSTIKVGINGFGRIGSLVFNAMLERDNIEIVGINDLINAEYMAYMMKYDSVHGKFNGEVRVEGNNLVVNGKTIRITSERDPNNLKWNEVGADYIVESTGLFLDKGTASAHINAGAKKVVLSAPSKDDTPMFVMGVNHKELPADLQIFSNASCTTNCLAPLAKVVHENFGIVEGLMTTVHATTATQRTVDGPSMKDWRGGRSALLNIIPSSTGAAKAVGKVIPSLNGKLTGMSFRVPTADVSVVDLTVRLEKATSYEEICAAMKAASEGELKGILGYTEDLVVSQDFVGDKRTSIFDKDAGIMLSPNFVKLVSWYDNETGYSNKLTDLLLHSASL; encoded by the coding sequence ATGTCAACAATTAAAGTAGGAATCAACGGATTCGGTAGAATTGGAAGTCTAGTTTTCAATGCAATGTTAGAAAGAGATAACATTGAAATCGTAGGGATTAATGACCTTATCAACGCAGAATACATGGCTTACATGATGAAGTATGATTCTGTTCACGGCAAATTTAATGGAGAAGTAAGAGTAGAAGGAAATAACTTAGTAGTAAACGGAAAAACAATCAGAATCACTTCTGAAAGAGACCCTAATAATTTAAAATGGAACGAAGTTGGTGCAGATTACATCGTAGAATCTACAGGACTTTTCTTAGATAAAGGTACAGCTTCTGCTCACATTAATGCAGGTGCTAAAAAAGTAGTTCTTTCTGCTCCATCTAAAGATGATACTCCAATGTTTGTAATGGGAGTAAACCACAAAGAATTACCTGCTGATTTACAAATTTTCTCTAACGCTTCTTGTACTACTAACTGTCTTGCTCCTTTAGCAAAAGTAGTTCACGAAAACTTCGGAATCGTAGAAGGTCTTATGACAACTGTACACGCTACTACAGCTACTCAAAGAACAGTAGATGGTCCATCTATGAAAGACTGGAGAGGTGGTAGAAGTGCATTATTAAACATTATCCCTTCTTCTACTGGTGCTGCTAAAGCGGTAGGTAAAGTAATTCCTTCATTAAACGGAAAATTAACAGGTATGTCTTTCAGAGTACCAACTGCTGACGTTTCTGTAGTAGATTTAACGGTAAGATTAGAAAAAGCAACTTCTTACGAAGAAATTTGCGCTGCTATGAAAGCTGCTTCTGAAGGTGAATTAAAAGGAATCCTAGGTTACACTGAAGATTTAGTAGTTTCTCAAGATTTCGTAGGAGATAAGAGAACTTCTATCTTTGACAAAGATGCTGGTATCATGTTATCACCAAACTTCGTAAAATTAGTTTCTTGGTATGATAACGAAACTGGTTACTCTAACAAGTTAACAGATTTATTATTACACTCTGCTTCTTTATAA
- the pfkA gene encoding 6-phosphofructokinase: MGNASLKKIAVLTSGGDAPGMNAAIRAVVRTANYHKIECVGVRGGYTGLIEGNFTKMGPRSVNNIINLGGTILRSARSKEFRTEEGRQKAFEQCQKNGIDALVCIGGDGTFTGAKIFAEEFGVKVIGVPGTIDNDIFGTDFTIGYDTALNTAMEAIDKIRDTATSHNRVFFIEVMGRDAGFIALNSGIASGALDILIPEKKDSLEDLFETFEKAQKRGKTSSIVIVAEGERLASTYELAEQTKQRFPDYDIRVSILGHIQRGGAPSCADRVLASRMGYGAVVGLMKGLTNVMAGIRSNDLVFTPIEDAIKKHNEINQDLLQIAEILAM; this comes from the coding sequence ATGGGTAACGCAAGTTTGAAAAAAATCGCGGTGCTTACTTCGGGTGGAGATGCACCAGGAATGAATGCAGCAATTAGAGCAGTGGTAAGAACTGCTAACTACCATAAAATAGAATGTGTAGGAGTAAGAGGAGGCTACACTGGTCTTATAGAAGGTAATTTTACCAAAATGGGACCTCGTTCTGTAAACAATATCATTAATTTAGGAGGAACAATCCTTCGTTCGGCTCGTTCTAAAGAATTCAGAACCGAAGAAGGTAGACAAAAAGCTTTCGAGCAATGCCAGAAAAATGGTATTGACGCATTAGTATGTATTGGTGGAGATGGTACATTTACAGGAGCTAAAATTTTTGCAGAAGAATTTGGCGTAAAAGTAATTGGCGTTCCAGGAACCATTGACAATGATATCTTCGGTACAGACTTTACCATCGGTTATGATACTGCACTGAATACTGCAATGGAAGCCATTGACAAAATTAGAGATACTGCTACTTCTCACAATAGAGTATTTTTCATCGAAGTAATGGGAAGAGATGCTGGTTTTATCGCTTTGAACAGTGGTATTGCTTCTGGAGCATTAGATATTCTTATTCCTGAGAAGAAAGATAGCTTAGAAGATTTGTTCGAAACTTTCGAAAAAGCACAAAAAAGAGGAAAAACTTCTAGTATTGTTATTGTAGCTGAAGGTGAGAGATTAGCTTCTACTTATGAATTAGCCGAACAAACTAAACAAAGATTCCCAGATTATGATATTAGAGTTTCTATTCTAGGACACATCCAAAGAGGTGGTGCACCAAGTTGTGCAGACAGAGTTTTGGCAAGTAGAATGGGATATGGAGCTGTGGTAGGACTTATGAAAGGATTAACGAATGTAATGGCAGGAATTAGATCAAACGATTTAGTTTTTACGCCAATAGAAGATGCTATTAAAAAGCATAATGAAATCAATCAAGATTTACTCCAGATTGCAGAAATCTTGGCAATGTAA
- a CDS encoding TonB-dependent receptor → MLIKKIYFFVAMLFAAQLVMAQYKLSGKITDFDTQEPVKNASVYLVDLKKSTVSDQNGNYTFQNLKSGKYFVEITGDNYTSLLVSIEVSQDAVSDFTLQKSAKEIDEVVVTAVTRASELKKIPVVIKSVDKNIINQNASTNLIDGLKNIPGVNQITSGAAISKPVIRGLGYNRVITLVDGIKQEGQQWGGEHGIEIDEFSVGKVEIVKGPGSLMYGSDGIAGVLNFISPKVAANGKIENQLITNYQTNNNLIATSFSNKGNKNGFVWEGRLTNKLAGNYENKYDGKVLNSGFKELDGNLMLGINKNWGHSYFNVSSYNTTLNIVEGERDADGKFTFINNNGDDVTATDEDYKGYKVGFPHQKINHLRLTSNNYFLLKNGTINADFAFQNNKRKEFADATKPDEKELFFDLNTFNYNVRYNVKETNNWETSFGIGGMQQSNTNKGVEALIPDYQFFDAGAFVFTQKTFNKNLTLAGGLRFDNRNVDAQEMLENTDVKFAKFNKNYSGISGSLGLSYQLDKQSTIKLNLSRGFRVPNIAELSSNGIHEGTFRYEIGDINLKSEISHQIDAAYFLNSDHISFEFTPFVNFISNYIYTEKMQDANGNDVIIDPSDPVPAFRFTQGNAQLFGGEIFLDFHPHPFDWLHVENSFSYVRATQNNRPENEKFLPFIPAPKYRGEIKTNFEKVNNTFSDFYAKFSVDHYFKQNNIYSAFDTETATPSYTLLSVGIGADIKAFGKKDFFNVFISGENLTDVAYQNHLSRLKYAPENPATGRMGVFNMGRNFSVKLMMNF, encoded by the coding sequence ATGTTAATCAAAAAAATATATTTTTTTGTTGCAATGCTTTTTGCAGCACAGTTGGTGATGGCTCAATATAAATTAAGCGGAAAAATCACTGATTTTGATACTCAAGAGCCTGTAAAAAATGCTTCAGTTTATCTGGTAGACCTTAAAAAAAGTACCGTTTCAGACCAAAATGGTAATTACACTTTCCAAAACTTAAAATCTGGAAAATATTTCGTAGAAATCACAGGAGATAACTATACTTCATTATTGGTTTCCATAGAAGTGAGTCAAGATGCTGTTTCTGATTTCACCCTTCAAAAATCTGCCAAAGAAATAGATGAGGTGGTGGTAACGGCAGTTACCAGAGCTTCGGAACTGAAAAAGATTCCAGTAGTCATTAAATCTGTAGATAAAAATATCATCAACCAAAACGCTTCCACTAATTTAATTGATGGATTGAAAAATATTCCGGGAGTGAACCAAATTACTTCTGGAGCGGCGATTTCTAAACCTGTAATCAGAGGTTTAGGTTACAATAGAGTGATTACATTGGTAGATGGAATCAAGCAAGAAGGTCAACAGTGGGGCGGCGAACACGGAATAGAAATCGATGAATTTTCGGTGGGGAAAGTAGAAATTGTAAAAGGTCCAGGAAGTTTAATGTACGGTTCAGACGGAATTGCAGGCGTACTGAATTTTATTTCTCCAAAAGTAGCTGCAAATGGTAAAATCGAAAATCAATTGATTACCAATTATCAAACGAATAACAATTTAATTGCGACTTCTTTTTCGAATAAAGGAAACAAAAACGGCTTCGTTTGGGAAGGAAGATTGACCAATAAATTGGCTGGTAACTACGAAAACAAATATGACGGAAAAGTCTTGAACTCAGGTTTCAAAGAATTGGACGGCAACTTAATGTTAGGAATCAATAAAAACTGGGGACATTCTTATTTTAACGTGAGTTCTTATAATACTACTTTGAATATTGTGGAAGGAGAAAGAGATGCTGATGGAAAATTCACGTTTATCAATAACAATGGAGACGATGTTACCGCTACTGATGAAGATTACAAAGGATATAAAGTAGGATTTCCACACCAGAAAATCAATCATTTGAGATTAACTTCAAACAATTATTTCTTATTGAAAAACGGAACCATCAATGCTGATTTTGCTTTTCAAAATAATAAAAGAAAAGAATTTGCAGACGCAACTAAGCCTGATGAAAAAGAATTGTTCTTTGATTTAAATACCTTCAACTATAACGTAAGATATAACGTGAAAGAAACCAATAATTGGGAAACTTCTTTCGGAATTGGTGGGATGCAACAATCGAATACCAATAAAGGAGTAGAAGCGCTTATTCCTGATTATCAATTTTTCGATGCAGGAGCGTTTGTTTTCACGCAGAAAACTTTTAACAAAAATCTGACTTTAGCAGGAGGATTGAGATTTGACAATAGAAATGTAGATGCTCAAGAAATGCTGGAAAATACCGATGTGAAATTTGCGAAATTTAATAAAAATTACAGCGGAATTTCTGGAAGTTTAGGTTTGTCTTACCAATTAGACAAGCAATCTACCATTAAATTAAATCTTTCTAGAGGTTTCAGAGTACCGAATATTGCAGAACTTTCTTCTAACGGAATTCATGAAGGAACTTTCAGATACGAAATTGGTGATATTAACTTAAAATCTGAAATCAGTCACCAAATTGATGCTGCTTATTTCTTAAATTCAGACCATATTAGTTTTGAATTTACACCGTTTGTCAACTTCATTTCTAATTATATTTATACCGAAAAAATGCAAGATGCCAACGGAAATGATGTGATTATTGACCCAAGTGATCCAGTTCCTGCATTTAGATTTACTCAAGGGAACGCTCAGCTTTTCGGTGGAGAGATTTTCTTAGATTTTCATCCGCATCCATTTGATTGGTTGCATGTAGAAAATTCATTTTCTTATGTAAGAGCTACGCAGAATAATCGTCCAGAAAATGAAAAGTTTTTACCATTTATTCCAGCGCCAAAATATCGTGGAGAGATTAAAACCAATTTCGAAAAAGTGAATAATACTTTTTCTGATTTTTATGCTAAATTTTCAGTAGACCATTATTTCAAACAAAATAATATTTACAGCGCTTTTGATACAGAAACAGCTACTCCTAGTTACACACTTTTGAGTGTAGGAATTGGCGCAGACATTAAGGCATTTGGTAAAAAAGACTTTTTCAATGTTTTCATTAGCGGAGAAAACTTAACAGATGTAGCGTATCAGAACCATTTGAGCAGATTAAAATATGCTCCAGAAAACCCAGCAACAGGTAGAATGGGCGTTTTTAACATGGGCAGAAATTTCAGTGTGAAACTGATGATGAATTTCTAA